The following proteins are co-located in the Hippoglossus stenolepis isolate QCI-W04-F060 chromosome 23, HSTE1.2, whole genome shotgun sequence genome:
- the LOC118102263 gene encoding nuclear factor 7, ovary-like produces MMRIIRRINMSTLTVRNVTSVEFEEQFKCCICLNIYTDPVSTPCGHNFCLDCIEGYWDSRGKSDCPLCKQTYRKRPELRINREFAEIIDFIKRSLLLRAAEEEGFESLVEPNQRWDKVPCDICHRNKSPSVSSCLVCQASYCELHLTPHLRVPALQRHRLTDPATFTSSHLCRNHNQPLTMFCKKDQMPVCVKCTAGSHKHHEVVPMEKESKRVKSHLRATKGKVQQMIQDRLGKMEEILSSIEISKKITEKEIQSSARVCALLISAIRKQEGALVQELKGRQGEAERTAKQTLHELEQEINELQTRGSELQHLELTQNPLHLLQGFPSLSSLPSTREWSEVVVHPDNCLGTVRRAVSALVDVCQELADQLSAEETDKMNQYAVDVTLDPETASAWLVLSPDGKKVSLSSQKKTSLPNNPERFDTCVCVLGKQSFTHGRSYWEVQVGDKTDWDLGVARESINRKGAITVRPDSGYWAICRRKGGSLSACTAPSITLQPQETPQKVGIFLDYEGGSVSFYNAETKTHIYTYSGCSFDEPLHPYFNPCVQDDGKNTTPLVVCPLERSTRVGLEIIIETDL; encoded by the exons TTCAAGTGCTGCATCTGTCTGAACATCTACACCGATCCCGTCTCCACCCCGTGTGGACACAACTTCTGCCTCGACTGCATCGAAGGCTACTGGGATTCGAGGGGCAAGTCCGACTGTCCGCTGTGCAAACAGACGTACAGAAAACGTCCAGAGCTCAGGATCAACCGAGAATTTGCAGAAATCATTGATTTcattaaaag GTCTTTGTTGCTCagagcagcagaagaggagggTTTCGAGTCTCTAGTGGAACCAAACCAACGCTGGGACAAAGTTCCCTGTGACATCTGCCACAGGAACAAGTCCCCGTCAGTCAGTTCGTGTCTCGTCTGCCAGGCGTCGTACTGTGAGCTTCACCTCACGCCTCACCTGAGGGTGCCGGCGCTGCAGAGACACCGGCTGACGGATCCGGCCACCTTCACCAGCAGCCACCTCTGCAGGAACCACAACCAGCCACTGACGATGTTCTGCAAGAAAGACCAGATGCCGGTGTGTGTGAAATGCACGGCAGGGAGCCATAAACACCACGAGGTCGTCCCCATGGAGAAGGAAAGCAAGAGGGTCAAG tCTCATCTCAGGGCTACAAAGGGCAAAGTTCAGCAGATGATCCAGGACAGGCTTGGAAAAATGGAGGAGATCTTAAGTTCAATCGAAATTAGCAAA aaaatcacagagaaagagaTTCAGAGCAGTGCTCGGGTCTGCGCCCTGCTGATAAGCGCCATCCGGAAACAGGAGGGCGCGCTGGTGCAGGAGCTGAAGGGGAGGCAGGGCGAGGCCGAGAGGACGGCCAAGCAGACGCTTCACGAGCTGGAGCAGGAAATCAATGAGCTGCAGACGAGGGGCAGCGAGCTGCAGCACCTGGAGCTCACTCAGAaccctcttcacctcctgcag GGTTTCCCGTCTCTCAGCAGCCTCCCGTCCACTAGAGAGTGGTCCGAGGTCGTGGTCCACCCTGACAACTGCCTGGGGACGGTGAGGAGAGCCGTCTCCGCTCTGGTGGATGTTTGTCAGGAACTCGCCGACCAACTCTCAGCAGAAG AGACAGACAAGATGAATCAATATGCAG TGGATGTGACTCTGGATCCTGAGACTGCGTCCGCCTGGCTGGTCCTGTCGCCAGATGGAAAGAAG GTGAGCCTGAGCAGCCAGAAAAAGACGTCGCTACCAAACAACCCTGAGCGGTTTGACACCTGCGTCTGTGTTCTGGGGAAACAGAGCTTCACGCATGGAAGAAGCTACTGGGAAGTTCAG GTTGGAGATAAAACCGACTGGGACCTCGGCGTGGCCAGAGAGTCCATCAACAGGAAGGGGGCCATCACGGTGCGTCCCGACAGCGGCTACTGGGCGATCTGCCGGCGAAAGGGGGGCAGCCTGAGCGCCTGCACCGCCCCCTCCATCACCCTCCAACCCCAGGAAACCCCGCAGAAAGTGGGCATATTCCTGGACTACGAGGGGGGGTCGGTGTCCTTCTACAACGCGGAGACAAAGACTCACATCTACACGTACAGCGGCTGTTCTTTCGACGAGCCGCTGCACCCCTACTTCAATCCCTGTGTTCAAGACGACGGGAAAAACACGACTCCGCTGGTCGTCTGTCCTCTGG